In Pseudoliparis swirei isolate HS2019 ecotype Mariana Trench chromosome 11, NWPU_hadal_v1, whole genome shotgun sequence, a genomic segment contains:
- the LOC130201618 gene encoding ovarian cancer G-protein coupled receptor 1, which translates to MVDTFPEDMMNCTIRHEIHQYLFSCVYILVLLVGVPSNLYSLYHAALQLKQKNELGVYLMNLTVSDLLYLASLPLWLQYFFQDDDWSHREWLCQLCGFLLYENIYISIGFLCCISLDRYLAVVHPLRFTSLRSMRAAWLVSIIIWLKEIAVGVVFFRHKELSRDRKNQSVCFEHYPMQPWEYPINYYRFTIGFMFPLAILSISYLCVLRAVGRSAGTQPDQKVRIRQLVSSTVLIFLVCFSPYHVFLLIRTLLERDCNFIAEIFNYYHLSLLLTTLNCVADPALYCFVSESARRGLYRVILRPIKRILCCCCCRGNVNPANPANPANPATDSHEVATDENNDYPTVMLLTHISTLNNFKTDTSSRNTILITQTDDKTFTPSIVQKYGHSDRRVDRDGKPSCVMIAMEEQSQDTDRTEETDSSK; encoded by the exons ATGGTGGACACTTTTCCCGAGGACATGATGAACTGCACCATTAGGCATGAAATCCACCAGTACCTCTTCTCCTGTGTGTATATACTTGTACTATTG GTGGGCGTTCCCTCCAACCTGTACTCGTTGTACCACGCTGCTCTGCAGCTGAAGCAGAAGAATGAGCTGGGCGTGTATCTAATGAACCTCACCGTGTCTGATCTGTTATACCTGGCATCGTTGCCGCTGTGGCTACAGTATTTCTTTCAG GATGATGACTGGAGTCACAGGGAGTGGTTGTGTCAGCTCTGCGGCTTCCTGCTCTATGAGAACATCTACATCAGCATCGGTTTCCTGTGCTGTATCAGCCTGGATCGCTACCTGGCTGTGGTCCACCCTTTAAG GTTCACCTCTCTCCGCTCTATGAGAGCAGCGTGGCTTGTTAGCATCATCATCTGGCTGAAAGAGATCGCCGTCGGCGTGGTTTTCTTTCGCCATAAAGAACTGAGCAGAGACCGCAAGAACCAATCAGTGTGCTTCGAGCACTACCCCATGCAGCCGTGGGAGTATCCCATCAACTATTACCGCTTCACTATTGGCTTCATGTTTCCGCTGGCTATTCTATCA ATCAGCTATCTGTGTGTTCTCCGTGCCGTGGGTCGGAGTGCTGGGACTCAGCCGGATCAGAAGGTGAGGATCAGGCAGTTAGTCAGCAGCACCGTCCTCATCTTCCTCGTCTGCTTCTCCCCTTACCACGTCTTCCTCTTAATACGCACCCTGCTGGAGCGAGACTGCAACTTTATCGCAG AAATATTTAACTACTATCACCTGTCATTATTGTTGACTACCCTGAACTGCGTGGCCGACCCCGCTCTCTACTGCTTTGTGAGCGAAAGTGCCCGCCGCGGCCTCTATAGAGTCATCCTCAGGCCAATCAAAAGGATactgtgctgctgctgttgccgaGGCAATGTCAACCCAGCCAACCCCGCCAACCCCGCCAACCCAGCCACTGATTCCCACGAGGTCGCCACCGACGAGAACAACGACTATCCGACTGTGATGCTGCTCACGCACATCAGCACACTCAACAACTTCAAAACAGACACTTCCAGCAGAAATACAATTTTAATCACACAGACTGATGACAAAACGTTCACACCCTCCATTGTACAGAAGTATGGACACTCGGACAGACGGGTGGACAGGGATGGAAAGCCCAGCTGTGTGATGATAGCCATGGAAGAGCAGAGCCAAGATACAGATAGGACTGAGGAGACTGACTCTAGTAAATAA